A region from the Phycisphaeraceae bacterium genome encodes:
- a CDS encoding MCE family protein → MSEKTRNITVGLTALLAVAGLAFMMVLFGYVPGWLERGYDVRVKFDNSSGVTEGARVTLSGVDIGRVRKVELLAPPERGVMFTMRINDVPLLEGVKVVVDKPFVGGIVSVAMETPDLAPGTEPKLLPTDGSAMITGSSSSLAGELASSLQGAMAEPLKKFDKLSTQFEALSSEWTQVGKNVNLLTEPRTLDDVKSKGKPANVSTMIALASQRLDELKAVLANIETWTGDEQLRADFKRTLANAAEATDKLKAGISKFEGLADSSKENMDRLAKRYIAVADDLSAAIGSMKKTLDAAREGDGTLGKFVKDPSLYNNLNDAVTRMNQAMVEVKLLVEKWKKEGLPVQF, encoded by the coding sequence ATGAGTGAAAAAACACGCAACATCACGGTCGGTCTGACGGCACTGCTGGCGGTGGCGGGGCTGGCGTTCATGATGGTGCTCTTTGGTTACGTGCCCGGATGGCTGGAACGCGGGTATGACGTGCGCGTGAAATTCGACAACTCCAGCGGCGTCACCGAAGGCGCTCGCGTCACTCTCAGCGGTGTCGATATCGGCCGGGTCAGAAAGGTCGAACTGCTCGCGCCGCCTGAACGCGGCGTCATGTTCACCATGCGCATCAATGACGTCCCTCTGCTCGAAGGGGTCAAGGTCGTCGTGGACAAGCCCTTCGTCGGGGGCATCGTCAGCGTGGCGATGGAAACGCCGGACCTGGCTCCCGGCACGGAACCCAAGCTGCTGCCGACCGACGGCAGCGCGATGATTACCGGCTCATCCTCTTCGCTGGCGGGCGAGCTGGCCAGCTCTCTGCAAGGCGCGATGGCTGAACCGTTGAAAAAGTTTGACAAGCTCAGCACGCAGTTCGAGGCCCTCAGCAGTGAGTGGACGCAGGTGGGCAAGAACGTCAACCTCCTCACCGAGCCGCGCACCCTCGATGACGTCAAAAGCAAGGGCAAACCCGCCAACGTATCGACCATGATCGCGTTGGCGAGCCAGCGACTCGATGAACTCAAAGCGGTGCTGGCGAATATCGAAACATGGACCGGCGACGAGCAATTACGTGCCGATTTCAAGCGGACGCTCGCCAACGCCGCTGAGGCGACCGACAAACTCAAGGCCGGCATCAGCAAGTTTGAAGGGCTTGCCGATTCGTCAAAGGAAAATATGGACCGCCTCGCCAAGCGGTACATCGCGGTGGCGGATGATCTGAGCGCAGCCATCGGTTCGATGAAAAAGACGCTCGATGCCGCCCGTGAGGGAGACGGCACGCTAGGCAAGTTCGTCAAGGATCCTTCGCTTTACAACAACCTCAACGACGCTGTGACGCGGATGAATCAGGCGATGGTGGAGGTAAAACTCCTCGTCGAGAAGTGGAAGAAGGAAGGATTGCCGGTGCAGTTCTGA
- a CDS encoding DegT/DnrJ/EryC1/StrS family aminotransferase, with product MAVPLLDLSGQHAALLPEFRAVFERAVTSGQFILGPEVQAFEARLAAYCRTRHALAISSGTDALLLALMALDIKAGDEVITSPFTFFATAGCIARVGAVPVFVDIDPATFNIDPTKIAPAITPRTRAIMPVHLFGQVAEMEPIMKIARDRKLAVIEDAAQAIGSMRDGKIAGSIGEVGCLSFYPSKNLAALGDAGACTTNDTRLYERLRALRVHGEETRYHHSFIGGNFRLDALQASWLAVKLPHLDGWAAARRANAQRYQQSLAGLPLGLPTEAAGAHHVFNQFTIRVPGGRRDALKKHLDSRAIGAAIYYPLCLHMQKCFEYLGGRAGDFPIAEQAAAEVLSLPIFPEMTAAQQDEVIAAVREFFA from the coding sequence ATGGCCGTACCGCTTTTGGACCTCAGTGGGCAACACGCCGCTCTCCTGCCGGAGTTTCGTGCGGTTTTTGAGCGGGCGGTGACGTCCGGGCAGTTCATCCTCGGCCCGGAGGTTCAGGCATTCGAGGCGCGACTGGCAGCTTATTGTCGGACCAGACATGCACTGGCGATTTCCAGCGGAACCGATGCGCTGCTGCTGGCGCTGATGGCACTGGACATCAAGGCAGGCGATGAGGTCATCACGTCGCCGTTCACCTTTTTTGCCACGGCCGGCTGCATCGCGCGTGTCGGAGCTGTGCCGGTATTCGTGGACATCGACCCGGCGACGTTCAACATCGACCCGACGAAGATCGCGCCCGCCATCACGCCACGCACCCGCGCGATCATGCCCGTTCACCTTTTCGGACAGGTCGCAGAGATGGAGCCGATCATGAAAATCGCCCGCGACCGCAAGCTGGCGGTGATCGAGGACGCGGCGCAGGCGATCGGCTCTATGCGCGACGGCAAGATCGCAGGCTCCATCGGCGAGGTTGGCTGTCTGAGCTTTTATCCATCGAAAAATCTCGCAGCACTCGGCGACGCGGGAGCCTGCACCACCAACGATACCCGGCTCTACGAGCGGCTCCGCGCTTTGCGCGTCCACGGCGAGGAGACGCGATATCACCACTCATTCATCGGCGGAAACTTCCGTCTCGATGCGCTTCAGGCTTCGTGGCTTGCTGTAAAACTTCCGCATCTCGACGGCTGGGCCGCCGCTCGTCGTGCTAATGCTCAGCGTTATCAGCAGTCGCTGGCCGGTCTGCCGCTGGGACTGCCGACCGAAGCGGCCGGTGCGCATCATGTGTTCAACCAGTTCACGATCCGTGTGCCTGGCGGTCGGCGGGACGCACTCAAGAAGCACCTCGATTCACGAGCGATCGGGGCGGCGATCTACTACCCGCTTTGCCTGCACATGCAGAAATGCTTTGAGTACCTGGGCGGACGAGCCGGCGATTTCCCCATCGCGGAACAGGCGGCTGCGGAAGTGCTGAGCCTGCCCATTTTCCCGGAGATGACCGCTGCCCAGCAGGATGAGGTCATCGCGGCTGTTCGGGAGTTTTTCGCGTGA
- a CDS encoding zinc-ribbon domain-containing protein — protein sequence MHAANGDRPAPRTVDRNLPLMPNNRAQQAPCTTPMAPLPAIICPNCLTNYRWDPNAAGMKVKCKCGAVIRIPHDSSGQVTIERMPGDSYSATSLDPAQKPLPASPETEAMPDELIDESGEFDLDELDTSELVPTDTGSVNKLKATPGRCPSCGHSVAAHAVLCMNCGYNLSIGRKIKTTVQVVESSEEAARTPASVLSGADKVLRDLKHKQEIEQEMLRRHRITEWVLPMILLAVGPPSLTIAAFLLTKNWQVGLLATGFLMGIELILMMPLLLLSLVVAAHIGGISFGSLWSALLKIAAISWGPGALADIVVLMVMAIIAAQMFLGAMAVFVVYAIFMGPPIAFLFDLDMQETRLTIGIITIIRALGITLVIILWRSLF from the coding sequence GTGCATGCCGCCAACGGCGACCGCCCCGCTCCGCGCACCGTTGACCGCAATCTTCCGCTGATGCCTAATAATCGTGCTCAGCAGGCTCCGTGTACCACGCCTATGGCCCCACTTCCCGCCATCATCTGCCCGAACTGCCTGACGAATTATCGTTGGGATCCCAATGCCGCGGGCATGAAAGTCAAATGCAAATGCGGCGCGGTCATCCGCATTCCGCACGACTCGTCCGGTCAGGTCACCATCGAACGCATGCCGGGCGATTCCTACTCGGCCACCTCACTCGATCCGGCACAAAAACCGCTGCCAGCCTCCCCTGAAACCGAGGCCATGCCCGACGAGCTTATCGACGAGAGCGGCGAGTTTGATCTCGACGAGCTGGACACGAGCGAGCTGGTGCCCACGGACACTGGCAGCGTGAACAAACTCAAAGCGACGCCGGGACGCTGCCCGTCATGCGGCCACTCGGTAGCGGCACACGCGGTCCTCTGCATGAACTGCGGCTACAACCTCTCCATCGGCAGAAAAATCAAGACCACAGTGCAGGTCGTTGAAAGCAGCGAGGAGGCTGCACGCACTCCCGCCAGCGTGCTCAGCGGGGCTGACAAGGTGCTCCGCGATCTCAAGCACAAGCAGGAAATCGAGCAGGAAATGCTGCGACGCCACCGCATCACCGAGTGGGTGCTGCCGATGATCCTGCTTGCGGTCGGCCCGCCAAGCCTGACCATCGCCGCATTTCTGCTCACGAAGAACTGGCAGGTGGGCCTGCTGGCGACCGGCTTTCTCATGGGGATCGAGCTGATCCTGATGATGCCGCTGCTGCTTCTGTCGTTAGTGGTCGCTGCGCATATCGGCGGGATTTCCTTCGGTTCGCTCTGGTCGGCATTACTGAAAATCGCCGCCATCTCCTGGGGGCCAGGTGCGCTGGCGGATATCGTCGTGCTGATGGTCATGGCCATCATCGCCGCACAGATGTTTCTGGGCGCGATGGCGGTCTTCGTGGTTTACGCGATTTTTATGGGGCCGCCGATCGCGTTTTTGTTCGACCTCGACATGCAGGAAACCCGTCTGACAATCGGCATCATCACCATCATCCGCGCGCTGGGGATCACGCTCGTCATCATCCTCTGGCGTTCGCTGTTTTGA
- a CDS encoding ABC transporter ATP-binding protein, translating to MSVASPSYVTGRGEPLIRLVNLHKSFGSLRVLAGLSLELRKGDTTVIMGPSGTGKSVLLKHIAGLIKPDKGEVWFGSHRVDAMAEHDLIEVRSKIGFLFQMGALFDSMNVHDNICFPLVEHTKLTKSERNAKCKAVLAMVGLKDIEQKMPADLSGGQRKRVALARAVVLEPEVVLYDEPTTGLDPIRSDLINELIITLSQRLGITSVVVTHDMQSANKIADRMVMLYDGKVIADDAPEAFRRSNNEIVRRFIEGKADQDDLDSIHAGLDVAEGGKSEPTAPATGNNP from the coding sequence GTGAGCGTTGCCTCGCCATCCTATGTGACCGGCAGGGGCGAACCCTTGATCCGCCTCGTCAATCTCCACAAATCATTCGGCTCGCTGCGCGTGCTGGCGGGGCTGTCGCTGGAATTGCGCAAAGGTGACACCACCGTCATTATGGGCCCCAGCGGTACGGGCAAGAGCGTGCTGCTCAAACACATTGCCGGTCTCATCAAGCCGGACAAAGGCGAAGTATGGTTCGGATCGCATCGCGTGGACGCCATGGCGGAGCATGATCTGATCGAGGTTCGCAGCAAGATCGGATTTCTGTTCCAGATGGGCGCGCTTTTTGATTCCATGAATGTGCATGACAACATCTGCTTTCCGCTGGTCGAACACACGAAGCTGACCAAAAGCGAGCGCAACGCCAAGTGCAAAGCGGTCCTGGCGATGGTCGGCCTCAAGGACATCGAGCAGAAGATGCCCGCCGATTTATCCGGCGGCCAGCGCAAGCGCGTGGCCCTGGCGCGTGCGGTCGTGCTGGAGCCTGAAGTCGTCCTCTACGACGAGCCGACCACGGGGCTTGATCCGATCCGCTCCGATCTCATCAATGAGTTGATCATCACGCTGTCACAGCGGCTGGGGATCACCAGCGTGGTCGTCACCCATGACATGCAGAGTGCCAACAAAATAGCCGACCGCATGGTGATGCTTTACGATGGGAAAGTGATCGCCGATGACGCGCCCGAGGCGTTTCGCCGCAGCAATAATGAGATTGTCCGCCGCTTCATCGAGGGCAAGGCTGATCAGGATGACCTTGATTCCATCCACGCGGGGCTTGATGTGGCGGAAGGCGGCAAATCAGAGCCGACGGCACCGGCAACGGGAAATAACCCATGA
- the pgeF gene encoding peptidoglycan editing factor PgeF, giving the protein MTGLRLSRQSLTGGLVPYQLPVWNDLGLPHAFTTRLGGVSAGPFASLNLGVEGCLPADASLPRDSPENILRNYTRLAESLDSSRRTLTRVSQVHGNRVLVAGKGKSGPVQEADAIITDDPRRLLAIRVADCVPILLACADGHIVGAIHAGWRGIVAQVVKATLDEIQRSFSVPADQFTCAIGPCISVNHFEVGPEVADEFDRSGLGDCVRRLTDQKPHIDLRAAAKQQLVTCGISAERIAVSDRCTYRDHDEFFSHRRDKGITGRMAAVIGCC; this is encoded by the coding sequence ATGACGGGTTTACGTCTTTCGCGTCAATCTCTGACCGGCGGTTTGGTACCCTACCAGTTACCTGTCTGGAACGATCTTGGTCTGCCTCACGCCTTTACCACGCGGTTGGGTGGCGTCAGTGCCGGGCCGTTCGCCTCATTGAACCTCGGCGTTGAAGGCTGCTTGCCCGCAGACGCTTCTTTGCCGAGAGACTCGCCGGAGAACATCCTGCGGAATTACACCCGGCTTGCCGAGTCACTGGACTCTTCCCGCCGGACGCTTACGAGGGTAAGCCAGGTCCACGGCAACCGCGTGCTGGTCGCAGGTAAGGGGAAGTCAGGGCCGGTTCAGGAAGCTGACGCGATCATCACCGACGATCCTCGACGCCTGCTGGCAATCCGTGTGGCGGACTGTGTGCCTATTCTCCTCGCCTGCGCAGACGGGCACATCGTCGGGGCCATCCATGCCGGATGGCGCGGCATCGTAGCTCAGGTCGTCAAAGCCACGCTTGACGAGATCCAGCGAAGTTTCAGCGTTCCTGCTGACCAGTTCACCTGCGCTATCGGCCCCTGCATCAGCGTAAATCACTTTGAGGTCGGCCCGGAAGTAGCTGATGAATTTGATCGCTCCGGGCTGGGCGATTGCGTGCGTCGGCTTACCGATCAGAAGCCGCACATCGACCTGCGAGCCGCAGCGAAACAGCAACTCGTCACCTGCGGCATCTCGGCTGAACGAATTGCCGTCTCAGACCGATGCACCTACCGCGACCATGATGAGTTTTTCAGCCATCGTCGTGACAAGGGCATCACGGGCCGCATGGCTGCGGTCATCGGTTGCTGTTGA
- a CDS encoding cofactor-independent phosphoglycerate mutase yields the protein MKYVIIIPDGAADHPLSELDGRTPFEAAKKPHTDRISQTGRQGTVATTPAGFPCGSDVCSMSLLGYDPAKYHKGRAPLEAAALGIPLRESDWIFRVNLVTVIDGKMQDHSAGHITSDEGRQLLADLAQHLDMPGMTLYPGVSYRNIMVDASEIDSPGAGRDWSELKTTPPHDIPGETIRKYLPHGGEHAPMLQRMIAESEAFLANHEINQTRRDMGELPATHVWPWGQGRKPVIASFESRFGLRGAMITAVDLLAGIASFIGWDRLDVPGQTSYHDTDYAAAGRYAIAALDKYDIVCVHVEAPDEASHAADARTKVAAIESIDEHIVGPILADLAKRGEHRVLYLPDHYTAVETRKHDPTPVPFALCGSRIHGVVQRPFNEKNSQEADLHIRHGHELMEYFLYSGLA from the coding sequence ATGAAATACGTCATCATCATCCCCGACGGAGCGGCGGATCATCCTCTTTCCGAGTTGGACGGACGGACGCCGTTCGAGGCCGCGAAGAAGCCGCATACGGATCGAATCAGTCAGACCGGGCGACAGGGCACGGTTGCGACGACGCCTGCCGGGTTTCCGTGCGGCTCGGACGTTTGCAGCATGAGCCTGCTGGGTTATGACCCGGCGAAATATCACAAAGGCCGCGCCCCGCTGGAGGCCGCCGCTCTGGGTATTCCGTTGCGGGAAAGCGACTGGATTTTCCGCGTCAATCTCGTGACGGTGATCGACGGGAAAATGCAGGATCATTCTGCAGGCCACATCACCTCCGATGAAGGACGGCAACTGCTGGCTGACCTGGCGCAGCATCTGGACATGCCGGGCATGACGCTTTATCCCGGCGTCAGCTACCGCAACATCATGGTGGATGCGTCAGAAATCGACTCACCCGGTGCGGGACGTGACTGGTCGGAGCTGAAGACAACGCCGCCGCACGACATCCCCGGCGAAACCATCCGTAAATATCTGCCGCATGGCGGGGAGCACGCTCCGATGCTCCAGCGGATGATCGCCGAGAGCGAAGCATTTCTGGCTAATCACGAAATCAACCAGACCCGGCGTGACATGGGCGAACTGCCCGCCACGCACGTCTGGCCGTGGGGACAGGGTCGCAAACCAGTGATCGCCAGCTTTGAGTCACGCTTCGGATTGCGCGGCGCGATGATTACTGCGGTTGATCTGCTGGCGGGCATTGCTTCGTTCATCGGCTGGGACCGCCTCGATGTTCCCGGGCAGACCAGCTATCACGACACGGACTACGCAGCCGCCGGTCGGTACGCGATCGCAGCCCTCGATAAATACGACATCGTCTGTGTTCACGTCGAAGCCCCTGATGAGGCGTCACACGCAGCCGACGCACGGACGAAGGTTGCGGCGATTGAGTCGATCGATGAGCACATTGTCGGGCCGATCCTGGCTGATCTGGCTAAACGCGGAGAACATCGAGTCCTCTACCTGCCCGATCACTACACGGCTGTCGAGACACGCAAGCACGATCCGACTCCGGTGCCTTTCGCGTTATGCGGCAGCCGGATTCATGGTGTGGTGCAGCGGCCATTCAACGAGAAAAACTCGCAGGAAGCGGACCTCCACATTCGGCACGGTCACGAATTGATGGAATATTTCCTCTACAGCGGGCTGGCGTAA